A region from the Candidatus Hydrogenedentota bacterium genome encodes:
- a CDS encoding DUF1501 domain-containing protein, with product MSISRRSFLKAGLSSMTYFSTAATVPMWIAQTAKAFTGLGHPDRVLVIIQQAGGNDGLNTVIPYTDPIYTGSVLIGGQEQRPNLKILEPNLGLTLLGDGLNAFHPKLIRLKDWYTNGNVSVIQNVGYPNPNLSHFVATDLWEYGTSPGAQLSTLQGWISRFFDNQCAGIPPENIDPLTMLGAGKDIVPLTLNGSLGYTPPAVLNFTSYKFDAPANASLNAHHKQGLADVNAFTTADPTIDFLQRSANIAQASVDDVATANLQPTLNPYPTGTLGTGLDIVSKIIRAGFTTKIFYVSQGGYDTHANQLAGGDPINGGDHPQLLNEFDLAVDAFLKDMEQSGYLDNVMIMTFSEFGRRVKENGSFGTDHGAGNSLFLMGGNVNGGVYGGQPDLADQLNGNLRHTIDFRAVYSTIIQDWFGADPEPIFGSADFNDPIFNIQGGMALLPVINNALPIPVASTIGNLVGAALTLAAGAYAVRRIDRAFTAQD from the coding sequence GTGAGCATCAGCCGACGCAGTTTCTTGAAAGCGGGCCTGTCGAGCATGACGTATTTTTCGACCGCAGCGACCGTACCCATGTGGATCGCGCAAACCGCGAAGGCGTTCACCGGCCTCGGCCACCCGGATCGCGTGCTGGTGATTATTCAGCAGGCCGGCGGCAATGACGGGCTCAACACCGTCATCCCATACACCGACCCAATCTATACCGGTTCCGTCTTGATTGGCGGACAGGAACAGCGCCCCAACCTCAAAATCCTGGAACCGAACCTTGGCCTGACGCTCCTGGGCGATGGTCTCAATGCGTTCCATCCGAAACTGATCCGGCTGAAGGATTGGTACACGAACGGAAATGTCAGCGTCATTCAAAACGTCGGTTATCCAAACCCGAACCTCTCGCACTTTGTCGCGACCGATCTCTGGGAGTACGGCACGTCGCCCGGCGCGCAACTGAGCACCTTGCAGGGGTGGATTTCGCGCTTCTTCGACAATCAGTGCGCGGGGATTCCACCGGAAAACATCGATCCCCTCACCATGCTCGGCGCGGGAAAGGATATCGTGCCGTTGACGCTGAACGGCAGCCTCGGCTACACGCCGCCCGCCGTATTGAACTTTACGTCCTATAAATTCGATGCGCCTGCAAACGCCTCGCTCAACGCGCATCACAAACAGGGACTCGCGGACGTAAATGCATTCACTACAGCCGATCCCACGATAGATTTCTTGCAGCGGTCCGCAAACATTGCCCAAGCTTCTGTGGACGACGTCGCCACGGCCAACCTGCAGCCGACGCTGAATCCCTATCCGACCGGCACGCTGGGCACAGGACTGGACATCGTCTCGAAGATTATCCGTGCCGGATTCACAACGAAGATTTTCTACGTGTCGCAAGGCGGCTACGACACGCACGCGAACCAACTCGCCGGCGGCGACCCCATCAATGGCGGCGATCACCCACAGTTGTTGAACGAATTCGATCTTGCGGTCGATGCGTTCCTGAAGGACATGGAGCAGAGCGGCTACCTCGACAATGTCATGATCATGACATTCTCCGAATTCGGACGCCGCGTGAAGGAGAACGGCAGCTTCGGCACCGATCACGGCGCGGGTAATTCGCTGTTCCTGATGGGCGGTAACGTCAACGGCGGTGTTTACGGCGGCCAACCCGACCTCGCCGACCAGCTCAACGGAAACCTGCGCCACACGATCGATTTCCGCGCCGTATATTCCACGATCATCCAGGACTGGTTCGGCGCGGACCCCGAGCCCATCTTCGGTTCCGCGGACTTCAACGACCCCATCTTCAACATCCAGGGCGGGATGGCCCTCCTTCCGGTCATCAACAACGCCCTGCCGATTCCAGTTGCGTCTACCATCGGGAACCTTGTCGGCGCGGCGCTGACCCTCGCGGCCGGCGCATATGCGGTTAGACGAATCGACCGAGCTTTCACCGCGCAGGATTGA
- a CDS encoding BMC domain-containing protein — translation MSVLGMVEFSAIAVGIRGSDAMVKAAPVELIESRPITPGKYISLVTGDVASVDASVRAGIEAARDAGVVESFVLANLHDLVMPAIRGKTAPTEIHAIGVLETSSAAAIVEAADAACKAAPVALLQLHLANHIGGKGYTTFTGSVADVEASVAAGALVAGARLVERVVIPNPYPELNAYLTRRHSW, via the coding sequence ATGTCCGTCCTAGGCATGGTGGAGTTTTCGGCAATCGCCGTAGGGATTCGCGGGAGCGACGCGATGGTAAAGGCCGCGCCCGTCGAGTTGATCGAGTCGCGCCCGATTACGCCGGGGAAATACATTTCGTTGGTAACGGGCGACGTGGCGTCGGTCGATGCATCCGTGCGCGCGGGAATCGAAGCCGCCAGGGACGCCGGCGTGGTCGAGAGCTTTGTCCTGGCGAACCTGCACGATCTCGTGATGCCCGCGATCCGCGGGAAAACCGCCCCGACGGAAATTCACGCTATTGGCGTGCTCGAGACCTCGTCCGCTGCCGCAATCGTCGAGGCGGCCGACGCGGCGTGCAAGGCCGCGCCGGTTGCTCTGCTCCAACTGCACCTGGCGAACCATATCGGCGGAAAGGGCTACACCACGTTCACAGGGTCGGTTGCGGACGTCGAGGCCAGCGTAGCGGCGGGTGCCCTCGTGGCGGGCGCGCGATTGGTCGAGCGAGTGGTGATACCAAACCCGTACCCGGAACTGAACGCGTACTTGACGCGCCGGCATTCGTGGTGA
- a CDS encoding EutN/CcmL family microcompartment protein, producing the protein MIPGKVIGRLVASQALSAFDGVKFLLVQPIDDTHADSGNPVVACDAIGANVGEFVYMAQGREATFPLPDKFNPADLTIVAIIDIQMP; encoded by the coding sequence ATGATACCCGGCAAAGTAATCGGCAGGTTGGTGGCAAGCCAGGCGCTGTCCGCATTCGACGGGGTAAAATTCCTGTTGGTCCAGCCTATCGACGATACCCACGCGGATTCGGGGAACCCGGTTGTTGCGTGCGACGCGATTGGCGCAAACGTCGGCGAGTTCGTCTACATGGCGCAGGGCCGCGAAGCCACGTTTCCATTGCCGGACAAATTCAATCCCGCCGACCTGACGATTGTTGCTATCATTGATATCCAGATGCCGTAA
- a CDS encoding EutN/CcmL family microcompartment protein, giving the protein MKLARVMSSVVATQKHPFYRGRKTFMVKPLKLDGSTDGTNFVAVDRVQAGVGDLVLLMQEGSSARFMFGEAEAPVRSVIVGIVDHVDLHVEGK; this is encoded by the coding sequence ATGAAACTTGCCCGAGTAATGTCGAGCGTCGTCGCGACGCAGAAGCATCCATTTTACAGGGGTCGCAAGACTTTCATGGTCAAGCCGCTCAAACTGGATGGCTCAACGGACGGCACGAACTTCGTGGCGGTGGACCGTGTCCAAGCAGGCGTCGGCGATCTGGTGCTGCTGATGCAGGAGGGCAGCTCGGCCCGGTTCATGTTCGGCGAGGCCGAAGCGCCCGTCCGTAGTGTCATCGTTGGAATTGTCGATCACGTTGATCTGCACGTGGAGGGGAAATGA
- a CDS encoding class II aldolase/adducin family protein: MTELDLRKAICEVGRRLYAKNLVAATDGNISVRLGAGRFLCTPSGVSKGFMAVNDLIVADAKGHKISGDGRVTSEFTTHLAAYEERPDMNAVVHAHPPKALGFTIAGVSLSDCVLPEVIYTIGGIPTADYATPATPEGAVAIRDLIRKCDALMMDRHGALTVGVNVFDALFKMEKIEHAAESLLTARVLGNVRRLEGPEIEKLYKVREAYGVSGLAYQCASDSCGCGPAEQPNDPELDKVVEETLKVLGRG; encoded by the coding sequence ATGACCGAACTCGATCTCCGGAAAGCCATTTGCGAGGTGGGCCGCCGCCTCTATGCGAAGAACCTCGTTGCCGCGACGGACGGAAATATCAGCGTGCGGCTTGGCGCGGGTCGGTTTCTGTGCACCCCCAGCGGCGTCTCAAAAGGCTTCATGGCGGTAAACGACCTGATTGTTGCGGACGCAAAAGGCCACAAAATCTCGGGAGATGGCAGGGTCACCTCCGAATTCACGACGCACCTCGCCGCATACGAGGAGCGGCCCGACATGAACGCCGTCGTTCACGCGCATCCGCCCAAGGCCTTGGGGTTCACAATCGCGGGCGTGAGCCTTTCCGACTGCGTGCTGCCCGAGGTGATATATACGATCGGCGGAATTCCGACCGCGGACTACGCGACCCCGGCCACCCCAGAAGGCGCCGTCGCGATTCGCGATCTGATCCGAAAGTGCGACGCGCTCATGATGGATCGGCACGGCGCACTGACCGTCGGCGTGAACGTGTTCGACGCATTGTTCAAGATGGAGAAAATCGAGCACGCCGCCGAGTCGCTGCTGACGGCCCGCGTCCTTGGGAACGTGCGGAGGCTGGAAGGGCCGGAGATCGAGAAACTGTACAAAGTGCGCGAGGCGTATGGTGTTTCCGGCTTGGCGTATCAGTGCGCATCGGATTCGTGCGGGTGTGGACCGGCCGAGCAGCCAAACGACCCGGAATTGGATAAAGTAGTCGAAGAGACGTTAAAGGTCTTGGGTCGAGGGTGA